The Sulfurimonas sp. HSL-1716 sequence TGAAAATGGATTTTGAGTGGAGCGACACCGTTGCCGCGGCAATGGGCTATTTTGAAGATTATACGTTTGAGTTGGGTTCTCGTTTGGACAGCGAATGGGAAGTGTATCAAAAGCTGCTTTTTCCCACGGCAAGAGAATGGCAGATAATCCAGAATCATCACGCATGCGACGAGCTGAAAAATGCGGGGGACAACCTAAAGCTCAAAAGAGCGATAGAGCATACGATGTATTTTCCGACGCCGCAGGAGAGAGAGCTTTTCGGTGATTTTATCCAAAACGAAGAGTTTAAGCTCCAAAAAAACTTGGAACCATCAGAAGAGATACCGTTTTACGGAGTGAAGTTCTACAGGATAGATGTCCCGTTTTATCGTGATATCGACAAATTGACGATGGAGCTGATCGATCATTCCGAAAAGTTCAACGGTCAATATGACGGATGGGAGACAAGTCTGGTGAAGATCTAAAACCGGTCATAAATCATTTTATTACGACGTCTTGAGTCACGACTTTGTACCCCTGATTCGAATAGTTTTTGATAAGGTTCGCATTGCCGGCTTTTTTCCTTATGTTGCTGATGATGCTTGTGAGGGTGTTGCGGTTCATGTACATATTGTTCCAGACATAGCTTTCGATCTCGTCGTAGCTTACGATTCTATGGCTGTTTTGGATCAGATATGTCAGCAGTTTGTTCTCTTTTGTAGTGAGCTCGATGCGTTTGTTGTCATGCATAAGCACGCTGTTGTGCGGTTCGTAAGAGAGCTTGTCATTCATAAAATAGGTTATGTTCATAGCGCTTACGATCTCTTCGAGTGCGACCGCCATATCTCCGAACTTGATCGG is a genomic window containing:
- a CDS encoding DUF695 domain-containing protein, whose protein sequence is MQGFWETYMKSVDGYPAMLSFNATVSQNAPDEEYGYVAFVKVKLKSPTDEGLISQEDVDEVGFIEDRLELESLRYRHGEYVGRIITQGHINFIYYLKMDFEWSDTVAAAMGYFEDYTFELGSRLDSEWEVYQKLLFPTAREWQIIQNHHACDELKNAGDNLKLKRAIEHTMYFPTPQERELFGDFIQNEEFKLQKNLEPSEEIPFYGVKFYRIDVPFYRDIDKLTMELIDHSEKFNGQYDGWETSLVKI
- a CDS encoding helix-turn-helix domain-containing protein, producing MINTDTESKLKLIKILYIVEEGVEHDYHILPFELICERVHISSFKDSWKHYLEVKPDIIMIHVVSDHGFCKKIITDIKKVNSECAFMILADEALRDFIPDSLCEKNDRILFQPIKFGDMAVALEEIVSAMNITYFMNDKLSYEPHNSVLMHDNKRIELTTKENKLLTYLIQNSHRIVSYDEIESYVWNNMYMNRNTLTSIISNIRKKAGNANLIKNYSNQGYKVVTQDVVIK